One Amorphoplanes digitatis genomic window carries:
- a CDS encoding UBP-type zinc finger domain-containing protein, which yields MTVSDPHVVMIRSVVPQTPEGCADCLRLGTPWVHLRLCLTCGHVGCCDSSPMRHARAHAHTVGHPIVQSFEPGESWRWCYVDETMV from the coding sequence ATGACCGTCTCCGACCCGCACGTCGTCATGATCCGGTCGGTCGTCCCGCAGACCCCGGAAGGCTGCGCCGATTGCCTGCGTCTGGGCACGCCGTGGGTGCACCTGCGGCTGTGCCTGACCTGTGGGCATGTCGGCTGCTGCGACTCGTCACCGATGCGGCACGCGCGGGCGCACGCGCATACCGTGGGCCATCCGATCGTCCAGTCGTTCGAGCCCGGGGAGAGCTGGCGCTGGTGCTATGTGGACGAGACGATGGTCTGA
- a CDS encoding DnaJ C-terminal domain-containing protein yields MAPSRDFYDTLGVSRDVSVDDLQRAYRKLARTYHPDVNKDPGAEERFKDISEAYDVLSDPEQRRRYDAFGPDFRQVPPDVDPQTWARARAGAGAGGGRARGGGGGRARRGGGPAEDEYIRSGGFQDIDLESMFGGMFGGRGGGGFGPIPGADQEAEIELAVEEAYTGGRRTVTLSGPDGSRTLDVTIPPGVTDGQRIRLRGQGGRGGDGATDGDLYLVVRLAPHPRYRVNGRDITVTLPLAPWEAALGASVAVDIPGGEAKVRIPPGTPSGRRLRLKGRGLPHPRGRPGDLYAEARIMVPATLSDEERRLFEQLAAVSTFDPRRQP; encoded by the coding sequence ATGGCGCCGTCGCGCGACTTCTACGACACGCTAGGCGTCTCCAGAGACGTCAGCGTGGACGACCTGCAGCGGGCGTATCGCAAACTGGCCCGGACCTATCACCCCGACGTCAACAAGGATCCGGGTGCGGAGGAGCGGTTCAAGGACATCTCCGAGGCGTACGACGTGCTCTCCGATCCGGAGCAGCGGCGCCGGTACGACGCCTTCGGCCCGGACTTCCGCCAGGTGCCGCCGGACGTGGATCCGCAGACCTGGGCACGCGCGCGGGCGGGCGCGGGAGCCGGCGGCGGTCGCGCCCGAGGCGGCGGCGGTGGACGCGCGCGTCGCGGCGGCGGTCCGGCGGAGGACGAGTACATCCGGTCCGGTGGCTTCCAGGACATCGACCTGGAGAGCATGTTCGGCGGCATGTTCGGCGGCCGTGGCGGCGGCGGCTTCGGCCCGATTCCGGGCGCGGACCAAGAGGCCGAGATCGAACTTGCGGTCGAGGAGGCGTACACCGGCGGGCGCCGGACCGTCACGCTGTCCGGCCCAGACGGCAGCCGCACGCTGGACGTGACGATTCCGCCCGGGGTGACCGACGGTCAGCGGATCCGGCTGCGCGGCCAGGGCGGCCGCGGCGGCGACGGCGCCACGGACGGCGACCTCTACCTCGTGGTACGGCTGGCACCGCACCCGCGGTACCGGGTCAACGGACGGGACATCACCGTCACCCTGCCGCTGGCACCCTGGGAGGCCGCACTCGGCGCGTCCGTCGCGGTGGACATCCCCGGTGGCGAGGCGAAGGTCCGAATTCCTCCCGGTACGCCCAGCGGCCGCCGGCTGCGGCTCAAGGGACGGGGATTGCCCCACCCCCGCGGCCGGCCCGGTGACCTGTACGCCGAGGCCCGGATCATGGTCCCGGCCACGCTGTCCGACGAGGAACGGCGGTTGTTCGAGCAACTCGCCGCGGTCTCCACCTTCGACCCGCGGAGGCAGCCATGA
- a CDS encoding chaperone modulator CbpM, which translates to MTYPLTRTPGPAIGRLSLTTFCRTGGVHPEMVQRLVALGILDPERDAAGNLWFGRDQLLALARVRRLRASLGINYAALGLVIDLLDRVATLERELRVTTSRRTGGRSWT; encoded by the coding sequence ATGACCTACCCCCTCACCCGGACACCGGGGCCCGCGATCGGCCGGCTGAGCCTGACCACGTTCTGTCGTACCGGCGGTGTGCACCCGGAGATGGTCCAACGGCTCGTCGCGCTGGGCATCCTCGACCCCGAACGCGACGCCGCCGGAAACCTGTGGTTCGGCCGCGACCAACTGCTCGCTCTGGCCCGCGTCCGGCGCCTGCGCGCCAGCCTGGGCATCAACTACGCCGCCCTCGGCCTCGTGATCGACCTCCTCGACCGCGTGGCCACCCTCGAGCGTGAACTTCGTGTCACGACCTCTCGACGCACCGGAGGCAGATCGTGGACCTGA
- a CDS encoding BON domain-containing protein has translation MLLELTGDARTAPNEIAVEKGVVPLTGNVDTFTKKRAAERAALRVPSS, from the coding sequence GTGCTGCTCGAGCTGACGGGAGACGCAAGAACCGCGCCGAACGAGATCGCGGTCGAGAAAGGGGTGGTTCCGCTCACCGGGAACGTGGACACCTTCACCAAGAAGCGGGCCGCCGAGCGCGCGGCACTACGGGTCCCCAGCAGCTAG
- a CDS encoding helix-turn-helix domain-containing protein, which produces MDTTPARYLRRVRLTHTHHDLTNADPTHGDGVGAIARRWGFGNLGRFADYYRAVYGCPPADTLHH; this is translated from the coding sequence CTGGACACCACCCCCGCCCGCTACCTGCGCCGGGTCCGGCTCACCCACACCCACCACGATCTGACGAACGCAGACCCCACCCACGGCGACGGAGTAGGCGCCATCGCCCGCCGCTGGGGCTTCGGTAACCTCGGCCGGTTCGCCGATTACTACCGCGCCGTCTACGGGTGCCCACCCGCGGACACCCTGCACCACTGA
- a CDS encoding AraC family transcriptional regulator codes for MHAADSNAGLVHRFEVATDDLEQAVELVRATYSDTRMRISGDQDTFYYRQRTITAGPLALDAVTTPMDIKLECPSVDYLCFVATDQGQVDVRAGARHVELADGDTLLYPVGQTFTATARDLDTLLLRLPVGLVAARAGANPDRFRFTAMTPTSPTLGFYFRATMQYVCQALQEPDTALAHPLVRAGVIDAIAGTALVAFPHNNDPAGDRLRRAYPAAIRRAAAYIDANPAQPMTLADIAAAARTDVRALQTGFQRHLGTTPMLYLRQVRLAHAHHDLQNADPTHGDDVATIARRWGFGHLGRFAGYYRATYGHSPHHTLHS; via the coding sequence ATGCACGCCGCCGATAGCAACGCCGGACTGGTGCATCGCTTCGAGGTGGCTACCGACGATCTGGAGCAGGCCGTCGAGTTGGTGCGCGCCACCTACTCCGACACCCGGATGAGGATCTCCGGAGACCAGGACACGTTCTACTACCGGCAGCGCACCATCACCGCCGGGCCGCTGGCGCTAGACGCGGTGACCACGCCGATGGACATAAAGTTGGAGTGCCCATCCGTCGACTACCTGTGTTTCGTCGCCACCGACCAAGGTCAGGTCGACGTCCGCGCCGGAGCCCGGCACGTCGAGCTGGCCGATGGCGACACCCTGCTCTATCCGGTGGGCCAGACGTTCACCGCGACCGCCCGCGACCTTGACACCCTGCTCCTGCGGCTGCCCGTCGGACTGGTCGCGGCCCGCGCCGGGGCGAACCCGGACCGGTTCCGGTTCACCGCGATGACGCCGACCTCCCCCACGCTGGGATTCTATTTCCGCGCCACCATGCAGTACGTCTGCCAGGCGTTGCAGGAACCGGACACCGCCCTGGCGCACCCCCTCGTTCGGGCAGGCGTGATCGACGCGATCGCCGGCACCGCGCTGGTCGCATTCCCCCACAACAACGACCCGGCCGGCGACCGCCTGCGCCGGGCCTACCCGGCCGCGATCCGCCGGGCCGCGGCGTACATCGACGCCAACCCCGCCCAACCCATGACGCTGGCCGACATCGCCGCCGCGGCCAGGACCGACGTCCGCGCCCTGCAAACCGGCTTCCAGCGCCACCTGGGCACCACCCCGATGCTCTACCTTCGCCAGGTCCGGCTGGCCCACGCCCACCACGACCTGCAGAACGCCGACCCCACCCACGGCGACGACGTGGCCACCATCGCCCGCCGCTGGGGCTTCGGACACCTCGGCCGGTTCGCCGGCTACTACCGCGCCACCTACGGCCACTCACCCCACCACACCCTGCACAGCTGA
- a CDS encoding helix-turn-helix transcriptional regulator, translating into MVPAVPAAFPPTGDPDTHPGRILPTAVRRAVAFIDAHPDQPLTPADIAAATGSASTPCATAYAAIWTPPPPATCAGSGSPTPTTI; encoded by the coding sequence GTGGTCCCCGCTGTGCCGGCCGCGTTCCCGCCTACCGGCGACCCCGACACCCACCCCGGGCGGATTCTTCCCACCGCGGTGCGCCGCGCGGTCGCGTTCATCGACGCCCACCCCGACCAGCCGCTCACCCCGGCCGACATCGCCGCGGCGACGGGATCAGCGTCCACGCCCTGCGCTACGGCTTACGCCGCCATCTGGACACCACCCCCGCCCGCTACCTGCGCCGGGTCCGGCTCACCCACACCCACCACGATCTGA
- the dnaK gene encoding molecular chaperone DnaK, producing the protein MPKAVGIDLGTTNSVIATVEGGQPTVVANAEGSRTTPSVVGFTEQGERLVGQLARRQAILNPKGTIYSAKRFIGRRFDEVSSELNTVTFDVVSGPEGAVRFKVRDKLYAPEEISALVLRKLVEDASKFLGERVTEAVITVPAYFNDAQRQATKDAGRIAGLEVLRIINEPTAAALAYGLDKKDHETVLVFDLGGGTFDVSILDVGDGVVEVRSTAGDTHLGGDDFDRRLVDHMADEFQGTDGIDLRSDPQALQRLFEAAEHAKVELSSVTQTTINLPFITADANGPKHLNTTITRAKFEDLTNDLVERCLDPVQRAMSDAKVTANDIDEIILVGGSTRIPAVQKLVRRLTGGKDPNMTVNPDEVVALGAALQAAIIKGEVKDVLLLDVTPLSLGIETMGGVMTKVIDRNTTIPARRTETFSTAADDQPAVDVVVLQGEREKADDNRVLGRFRLENIRPAPRGEPQIEVTYDIDANGILNVSAKDKDTDAEQRITISESSNLDKGEIDRMVQDAERHRGEDSRLREMIDARNELDSAAYQTERRLNELGDAVPVHEKGRAEMLVNDARQAIKDDAPLDRLRSLTAELQQVYHSLGTGSGPAAGGADGGSSGGQDADDVIDAEFTTG; encoded by the coding sequence ATGCCCAAGGCAGTCGGCATCGATCTCGGCACCACGAACTCAGTGATCGCGACCGTGGAAGGCGGGCAGCCGACGGTCGTCGCCAATGCGGAGGGTTCACGGACCACACCGTCGGTGGTGGGATTCACCGAGCAGGGCGAGCGACTGGTCGGTCAGCTGGCCCGCCGTCAGGCGATCCTCAACCCCAAGGGCACCATCTATTCGGCGAAGCGTTTCATCGGACGCCGCTTCGACGAGGTGTCCAGCGAGCTGAACACGGTGACGTTCGACGTGGTTTCCGGGCCTGAGGGTGCGGTCCGGTTCAAGGTCCGCGACAAGCTCTACGCGCCTGAGGAGATCTCCGCCCTGGTGCTGCGTAAGCTGGTCGAGGACGCGTCGAAGTTCCTGGGTGAGCGTGTCACCGAGGCCGTCATCACCGTGCCGGCCTACTTCAACGACGCGCAACGCCAGGCGACGAAAGACGCCGGGCGCATCGCCGGCCTCGAGGTGCTGCGGATCATCAACGAGCCGACGGCGGCGGCGCTGGCGTACGGCCTCGACAAGAAGGACCACGAGACAGTCCTGGTCTTCGACCTCGGTGGCGGCACCTTCGATGTGAGCATTCTGGACGTCGGTGACGGCGTGGTAGAGGTCCGCTCCACCGCCGGCGACACCCATCTGGGCGGCGACGATTTCGATCGCCGGCTCGTCGACCACATGGCCGACGAATTCCAGGGTACCGACGGCATCGACCTGCGCAGCGATCCGCAAGCCCTGCAGCGGCTCTTCGAGGCTGCCGAACACGCCAAGGTGGAGCTGTCGTCGGTCACCCAGACGACGATCAACCTGCCCTTCATCACGGCGGACGCCAACGGTCCCAAGCATCTCAACACGACGATCACCCGCGCGAAGTTCGAGGACCTCACCAACGATCTCGTCGAGCGGTGCCTGGATCCGGTGCAGCGCGCCATGTCCGACGCGAAGGTGACCGCGAACGACATCGACGAGATCATCCTCGTCGGTGGCTCGACCCGGATCCCGGCCGTGCAGAAGCTGGTCCGCCGGCTCACCGGCGGCAAGGACCCGAACATGACGGTGAACCCCGACGAGGTCGTTGCGCTCGGCGCCGCGTTGCAGGCCGCGATCATCAAGGGTGAGGTCAAGGATGTCCTGCTGCTCGACGTCACCCCGCTGTCGCTGGGCATCGAGACCATGGGCGGCGTGATGACGAAGGTCATCGACCGCAACACCACCATTCCTGCCCGGCGTACCGAGACCTTCAGCACCGCAGCCGACGACCAGCCCGCCGTGGACGTGGTGGTACTACAGGGCGAGCGGGAGAAGGCGGACGACAACCGGGTGCTCGGCCGGTTCCGGCTGGAGAACATCCGGCCCGCGCCACGTGGCGAGCCACAGATCGAGGTCACCTACGACATCGACGCCAACGGCATCCTCAACGTGTCCGCCAAGGACAAGGACACCGACGCCGAACAGCGCATCACCATCAGTGAGAGCTCGAACCTGGACAAGGGGGAGATCGACCGGATGGTTCAGGATGCCGAACGCCATCGTGGTGAGGACTCCCGGCTGCGCGAGATGATCGACGCCCGCAACGAGCTCGACTCGGCGGCGTACCAGACGGAACGACGGCTGAACGAACTGGGCGACGCGGTGCCCGTGCACGAGAAAGGCCGCGCCGAGATGCTCGTCAACGACGCGCGCCAGGCGATCAAGGATGACGCGCCGCTCGACCGGCTACGCTCTCTGACCGCGGAACTGCAGCAGGTCTACCACAGCCTCGGTACCGGCAGCGGCCCGGCGGCCGGTGGCGCGGACGGCGGCTCATCGGGCGGCCAGGATGCCGACGACGTCATCGACGCCGAATTCACGACCGGGTGA
- a CDS encoding LuxR C-terminal-related transcriptional regulator, with the protein MTATTPSALDLAVEINRVTAGTGGSSCPLDELWAPIRVVVPFEAAWLGVFDTGRNRYQTLTAVGHDAVNRAYLESSDFNEQVEAFGLFRRTRPLCLRDVPVPPAEIPSWAQRWWPAGYREGIGVPLVARDGRHLGVMTMFTDSPARPSDAARDVIGIIAPMISAAIDPMTTIAGLAALVGDARAGSVVGRNGTVCRLPGMPVHPLLTQNSRVVLTALAKLTQRRIHTAFLWPDPRGRDDYLRITAIACPPQAPNYFVALILVSPPGDLLGLTHRELEVLGFVIDGRTNQSIAHALFITERTVAAHMEHIRAKLDAPTRTVAAVRSLHLALYLPHQLTDVAE; encoded by the coding sequence ATGACGGCAACGACGCCGAGCGCATTGGATCTCGCGGTGGAGATCAACCGTGTCACGGCGGGCACGGGCGGTTCGAGCTGTCCGCTGGACGAGCTGTGGGCGCCGATCAGAGTCGTCGTACCGTTCGAGGCCGCTTGGCTGGGTGTCTTCGACACGGGGCGGAACAGATACCAGACCTTGACCGCGGTCGGGCACGACGCGGTGAACCGCGCCTATCTCGAGTCGAGCGACTTCAATGAGCAGGTCGAGGCATTCGGGCTTTTCCGGCGGACCCGTCCGCTGTGCCTGCGCGACGTCCCGGTTCCGCCGGCGGAGATACCGTCCTGGGCTCAGCGCTGGTGGCCGGCCGGATACCGCGAGGGTATCGGCGTGCCGCTGGTCGCCCGGGACGGTCGGCATCTGGGCGTCATGACGATGTTCACGGATTCTCCGGCGCGTCCCAGCGATGCGGCGCGCGACGTGATCGGCATCATCGCCCCCATGATCTCGGCGGCAATCGACCCGATGACCACTATCGCGGGCCTGGCCGCGCTCGTCGGGGATGCCCGGGCCGGCAGTGTGGTCGGTCGTAATGGCACGGTGTGCCGGCTGCCGGGAATGCCCGTGCATCCGCTACTCACCCAGAATTCCCGGGTCGTCCTCACCGCTCTCGCGAAATTGACTCAGCGAAGGATTCACACGGCTTTTCTATGGCCGGATCCTCGCGGGCGCGACGATTACCTACGGATCACCGCGATCGCCTGTCCGCCGCAGGCACCCAACTACTTCGTCGCGCTCATTCTGGTCTCTCCTCCAGGGGACCTGCTCGGATTGACCCACCGGGAATTGGAAGTACTAGGGTTCGTCATAGACGGTCGGACGAATCAGTCCATCGCCCACGCTCTCTTCATCACCGAACGCACGGTGGCCGCACATATGGAACACATTCGGGCGAAGCTCGACGCGCCCACCCGTACGGTCGCCGCGGTCCGATCTTTACATCTGGCGCTGTATCTTCCGCACCAGCTGACCGACGTCGCCGAGTGA
- a CDS encoding nucleotide exchange factor GrpE: MTDQKREPAATGAAAPSGPPEPAADGAAQQLRDETAELRAQLAQSDERYRRAVADFDNLRKRMARDAHREREDERARVAARWLPVLDNLELALQHAAAEPSSIVSGLEAVRQQALAVLADLGYPLRDDLNEPFDPSRHEAVAVLPADDAAPGTILQVVRPGYGTDEHPLRPAAVVVAKGA, from the coding sequence ATGACCGATCAGAAACGGGAGCCGGCGGCGACCGGTGCGGCCGCACCGTCCGGCCCCCCGGAACCGGCCGCCGACGGTGCAGCCCAACAGCTTCGCGACGAGACCGCTGAACTGCGTGCCCAGCTGGCCCAGTCGGACGAACGCTACCGGCGGGCGGTGGCCGACTTCGACAACCTGCGTAAGCGGATGGCGCGGGACGCCCACCGGGAGCGCGAGGACGAGCGCGCCCGGGTGGCGGCGCGATGGCTGCCCGTCCTCGACAATCTGGAGCTCGCCCTGCAGCACGCCGCCGCCGAACCGTCGTCGATCGTGTCGGGGTTGGAGGCCGTCCGCCAGCAGGCGCTGGCCGTCCTCGCCGACCTCGGCTATCCACTGCGCGATGACCTGAACGAGCCGTTCGACCCGAGCCGGCACGAGGCGGTGGCCGTGCTGCCGGCCGATGACGCCGCGCCGGGCACGATCCTGCAGGTCGTCCGGCCCGGTTACGGCACCGACGAGCACCCGCTGCGGCCCGCCGCGGTGGTCGTGGCGAAGGGTGCCTGA